In the genome of Sciurus carolinensis chromosome 3, mSciCar1.2, whole genome shotgun sequence, one region contains:
- the Mycbpap gene encoding MYCBP-associated protein isoform X6, translating into MKTFKKESRTKLPPSKFLEASENMKEKKRAKAPEQPTPPIQEEPEPVSNILQGDDILALAIKKEDLKKQHSPRLPETKDKPVTCQKFIIRKPKPKDTRRKVCHLVAHPANPEVATKPLDYSGPDDHFDGSDQILPHHILGSLQDFKRIAVARGDTQLAELIHIPPCLMTLISAKEEPKQKDSKEEKQHPWAPPPQHNFLKNWQRHMTLRKKQQEALSEHLKKPVSELLMHAGDSYRQIQEERELIDRTLPTQHDWKGYKDASVFWSPLEYLGDEMTGLVITKTKTQRGFVEPIVHIKKPHSIQVETGLPAQKDAWYRYTWDRSLFLIYRRKELQSILAELDFSQQDIDGLEVVGRGQPFSSVMVEECTVFERSQESPSEDNAHLDLQTSCPDGVSMPILGPSLLFCGKPACWIRGSNPQDKRQIGIGVRLTFETLEGEKTSSELTVVNNGTVAIWYDWRRLPKLDSFQHQKRDRMQQFYFNNREGVILPGETKNFTFFFKSSSAGIFRECWEFRTHPTLLGGALLQVNLHAVSLAQDMFVEERKSLERKLATHDAVTIAKEVLQELLRGVLTPERTPSPVDAYLTEEELFRHRNPHLYYQHHVVQNLHQLWNQYKILSAKAKETQPGEEEHLSSRAPGTPSVHLEKASSANVDSMTNFRSPLYEPRLSRPENEVPGDSRDYSTFQKTGLGTKTSHKKSIMEEILVESPDVESTRSPWEPSGSPLPEWNLSLQEFRKAVMKLPEDYQKEEALICLSKAALELCQERKPLQSNLLHQMCLQLWRDVIDSLVSHSLWLRVLLGLPEKETVYLDVPEEQASSWACGVR; encoded by the exons ATGAAGACTTTCAAGAAGGAATCCCGTACCAAACTACCGCCAAGCAAGTTCTTGGAGGCCTCGGAAAACATGAAAG AAAAGAAGCGGGCCAAGGCACCCGAACAACCCACACCCCCCATCCAGGAAGAGCCTGAGCCTGTGAGCAATATCCTACAAGGAGATGACATTCTTGCCTTAGCCATTAAGAAGGAAGATTTGAAGAAG CAACACAGTCCTCGCCTTCCTGAAACAAAAGACAAGCCAGTCACATGCCAGAAATTTATCATTCGTAAACCCAAACCCAAGGATACTAGGAGGAAGGTCTGCCACTTAGTAGCACATCCTGCCAATCCAGAAGTAGCCACAAAGCCCCTGGACTACTCTG GCCCAGATGATCACTTCGATGGCAGTGATCAGATCCTGCCTCACCACATCTTGGGGAGTCTCCAGGACTTTAAGAGAATAGCGGTTGCTAGAGGGGACACCCAG CTGGCTGAGCTGATCCACATCCCGCCCTGTCTGATGACCCTCATCTCAGCTAAGGAAGAACCAAAGCAGAAAGACTCAAAGGAAGAGAAGCAACATCCCTGGGCCCCACCTCCTCAGCACAACTTTCTGAAAAACTGGCAGCGTCACATGACCCTGCGAAAGAAGCAGCAGGAAGCCCTTAGTG AGCACCTGAAGAAGCCAGTCAGTGAGCTGCTGATGCACGCCGGGGACTCCTACAGACAGATCCAGGAGGAGCGGGAGCTCATTGACCGGACACTTCCAACACAGCATGATTGGAAA GGCTATAAGGACGCCAGTGTGTTCTGGAGTCCACTGGAATACCTGGGAGATGAAATGACAGGGCTGGTcataaccaaaacaaaaactcagcGTGGCTTCGTGGAACCCATTGTTCACATCAAGAAGCCCCATTCCATCCAGGTGGAGACAG GATTGCCAGCCCAGAAGGATGCTTGGTACCGCTATACCTGGGACCGGAGTCTGTTTCTCATCTACAGACGCAAGGAGCTGCAGAGCATCCTGGCTGAGCTGGATTTCAGCCAGCAG GATATTGATGGCCTGGAGGTGGTGGGCCGAGGGCAGCCCTTCTCATCTGTCATGGTGGAAGAATGCACAGTGTTTGAAAGGAGCCAGGAAAGCCCCTCTGAAGACAACGCACACCT AGATTTACAGACCAGTTGCCCTGATGGGGTCTCTATGCCTATTCTCGGCCCTTCGCTGCTATTCTGTGGGAAGCCAGCTTGCTGGATCAGAGGCAGTAACCCACAGGACAAG aggCAAATAGGAATTGGTGTTCGCTTGACTTTCGAAACCCTTGAAGGGGAGAAAACATCTTCAGAACTGACTGTGGTCAATAATGGCACCGTGGCCATTTGGTACGATTGGCGACGGCTGCCCAAGCTGGACTCTTTCCAACATCAGAAGAGAGACAGGATGCAGCAGTTTTACTTTAACAACCGGGAAG GTGTGATTCTGCCTGGGGAAACGAAGAACTTTACCTTCTTCTTCAAGTCTTCGAGTGCTGGCATCTTCAGGGAATGTTGGGAGTTCCGAACCCACCCCACCCTCCTGGGAGGTGCGCTCTTACAGGTCAACCTCCACGCAGTCTCCCTGGCCCAGGACATGTTTGTGGAGGAGAGGAAGTCGCTGGAG AGAAAGCTGGCCACCCATGATGCAGTCACCATAGCAAAGGAAGTGCTGCAGGAGCTGCTGAGAGGGGTCCTGACCCCGGAGCGCACACCGTCGCCTGTGGATGCCTATCTCACCGAGGAGGAGTTGTTCCGCCATAGGAATCCTCAC CTGTATTACCAGCACCATGTGGTACAAAACCTGCATCAACTGTGGAACCAGTACAAGATCCTGTCTGCCAAGGCTAAGGAGACCCAGCCAGGTGAGGAAGAGCACCTGAGTTCCAGGGCGCCAGGGACCCCATCAGTCCATCTGGAGAAGGCATCGTCAGCAAACGTGGACAGCATGACAAACTTCAGGAGCCCACTCTATGAGCCTCGACTGTCCCGGCCTGAGAATGAGGTCCCCGGCGACTCCCGAGATTACTCTACGTTCCAGAAGACTGGATTGGGGACCAAGACTTCTCATAAGAAGAGCATCATGGAGGAGATCCTGGTGGAGAGCCCAGACGTGGAGAGTACCAGGAGCCCTTGGGAGCCGTCAGGCTCTCCCCTGCCTGAGTGGAACCTCTCTCTGCAGGAATTCAGAAAG GCAGTGATGAAACTCCCGGAGGACTACCAGAAAGAGGAGGCCCTAATCTGCCTCAGCAAGGCGGCCCTGGAGCTGTGCCAGGAGCGGAAGCCGTTGCAATCCAACCTCCTGCACCAGATGTG TTTGCAGCTGTGGCGAGATGTAATTGACAGCCTGGTGAGCCATTCCCTGTGGCTAAGGGTTCTGCTAGGCCTGCCTGAGAAGGAGACTGTCTATTTGGATGTTCCAGAAGAGCAAG CCTCCTCATGGGCCTGCGGTGTACGCTAG